From a single Zygotorulaspora mrakii chromosome 2, complete sequence genomic region:
- the RLP7 gene encoding Rlp7p (similar to Saccharomyces cerevisiae RLP7 (YNL002C); ancestral locus Anc_1.401), with protein sequence MSFTRKPSSEQPGRKPGHRSTMSSSNEPQVLNSNPEVLLRKRRNADRTRNDRQAEIQKRRETRSKQRKLNKKRFLRAESIVAKTLATDRENERIKRISKLEAQKSKSQLDHLPSDKNFLLKITERGDYAEDDHDEDDDGLIKEKSVYNGEPTLLFVMRVKTNGATSIPHRAFKILTLLRLVELNTGIFIKLTGKVYPLLKFIAPYIVIGKPSLSSIRALIQKRSRISYQKSEDEEPVEMPLNDNNIIEEKLGELGIICQEDIVHEISVLGDSFKKCSNFLLPFKLNREISGFSAINKVRRIKQRENAKRTQKYMTNSSTAPIIEVDINSLIAKLN encoded by the coding sequence ATGAGCTTCACTCGTAAGCCTAGTAGTGAACAGCCCGGTCGAAAACCAGGTCATCGCAGCACAATGTCATCTTCCAATGAGCCACAGGTCTTGAATTCGAATCCAGAAGTCCTTCTGCGCAAGAGGAGAAATGCTGATagaacaagaaatgataGACAGGCAGAAATacaaaagagaagagaaaCAAGAAGTAAACAGAGAAAACTGAACAAAAAACGGTTCTTGAGAGCCGAATCTATCGTCGCCAAAACCCTAGCTACAGACAGAGAAAACGAgagaatcaaaagaatatccAAGCTAGAAGcgcaaaaatcaaagagtCAATTAGACCATCTACCATCTgacaaaaatttcttgttgaagataACCGAGAGAGGGGATTACGCGGAAGATGATCACGATGAGGATGACGATGGTctgatcaaagaaaagtCAGTTTATAATGGCGAGCCAACACTTCTATTTGTCATGAGGGTCAAAACGAACGGCGCCACGTCCATTCCTCACAGAGCTTTCAAGATATTGACTCTTCTAAGATTGGTTGAGTTGAACACCggtattttcatcaaattgaCAGGGAAGGTTTACCCGTTGCTCAAATTCATTGCACCTTATATTGTTATCGGTAAACCATCGTTATCGTCGATTCGTGCAttaattcaaaagagaagcaGAATCAGCTACCAAAAGAGCGAAGATGAGGAACCTGTCGAAATGCCACTAAATGATAACAATATCATCGAAGAAAAGCTGGGTGAGCTTGGCATTATTTGCCAGGAAGATATTGTTCACGAGATTTCCGTTTTGGGTGACTCCTTCAAGAAGTGCAGTAATTTCCTATTACCATTCAAATTGAACAGAGAAATTTCAGGTTTCAGTGCAATAAATAAGGTCAGAAGAATTaaacaaagagaaaatgCCAAGAGAACTCAGAAGTATATGACAAACTCATCGACAGCGCCTATCATTGAAGTTGATATAAATTCTTTGATCGCGAAACTAAACTGA
- the NFS1 gene encoding cysteine desulfurase (similar to Saccharomyces cerevisiae NFS1 (YCL017C); ancestral locus Anc_1.403), producing the protein MTRSTSVELLSRLSRVCSLRTRSSAVTILASQLARSYSSAAAAAVKLSDDVSLETHTDIQRAAREQAKTRAAASFTSPDAASSGTSALQHAYQENTGFGTRPIYLDMQATTPTDPRVLDTMLKFYTGLYGNPHSNTHAYGWETNKEIENARDHIAKVINANSKEIIFTSGATESNNTVLKGVSRFYKKTKKHIITTRTEHKCVLEAARAMINEGFEVTFLNVDSQGLISMKELEESIRPDTCLVSIMAVNNEIGVMQPLKEIGALCREKKVHFHTDAAQAYGKIPIDVNEMNIDLLSISSHKIYGPKGIGALFVRRRPRVRLEPIISGGGQERGLRSGTLAPALVTGFGEAARLINQEYSSDIAHVSRLSKKLVDGLLSIDHTSLNGSPDHRYPGCINVSFAYVEGESLLMALRDIALSSGSACTSASLEPSYVLHALGKDDAMAHSSIRFGIGRFSTEQEVDYVIKAISERVKFLRELSPLWEMVQEGIDLNSIEWSGH; encoded by the coding sequence atGACGAGGTCTACATCGGTTGAACTCCTCTCTCGTTTATCGAGAGTATGCTCATTGAGAACTCGGTCTTCGGCTGTTACGATTCTAGCATCACAACTGGCGAGATCTTATTCATCTGCAGCAGCGGCTGCTGTGAAGCTTTCAGATGACGTTTCTTTGGAAACTCATACTGATATTCAAAGAGCGGCCCGGGAGCAAGCAAAGACAAGGGCCGCTGCTAGCTTCACCTCACCAGATGCTGCCAGTTCTGGAACTAGTGCTCTACAGCATGCCTATCAAGAAAACACAGGGTTTGGTACTAGACCTATCTATCTGGACATGCAAGCGACGACACCAACAGATCCTAGAGTGTTGGATACTATGCTAAAATTCTATACAGGGCTTTATGGTAATCCACATTCAAATACACACGCCTATGGTTGGGAAACCAAtaaagagattgaaaatgcaaGGGATCACATCGCTAAAGTAATAAATGCCAATTCGAAGGAGATTATATTCACCTCTGGTGCCACAGAGTCAAATAATACTGTTCTTAAAGGTGTTTCGAGATTCtacaagaaaacaaagaagCATATTATAACTACGAGAACGGAACATAAGTGTGTCCTCGAAGCAGCAAGAGCCATGATTAATGAGGGCTTCGAGGTTACATTTTTAAATGTTGACAGTCAAGGCCTTATCAGCatgaaagaattagaagaaAGTATCAGACCTGACACGTGTCTGGTCTCAATTATGGCTGTGAACAATGAGATCGGTGTAATGCAACCACTGAAGGAGATTGGTGCATTATGTagggaaaaaaaagtacaTTTCCACACTGACGCAGCACAAGCCTACGGTAAGATTCCAATCGATGTAAACGAAATGAATATAGATCTACTATCTATATCATCCCACAAAATTTATGGACCAAAAGGAATTGGTGCACTTTTCGTGAGAAGAAGACCAAGAGTGAGACTAGAACCAATCATTTCCGGTGGTGGACAAGAAAGAGGTCTTAGATCAGGGACTTTGGCGCCAGCATTAGTTACCGGATTTGGTGAAGCAGCTAGATTAATCAATCAAGAATATTCTAGTGACATTGCTCATGTTTCAAGACTATCGAAGAAGCTTGTTGATGGCTTATTATCTATCGATCATACTTCATTAAATGGTTCACCAGATCATCGTTATCCTGGGTGTATCaatgtttcttttgcatATGTGGAGGGTGAATCTTTATTGATGGCATTGAGAGATATTGCTTTATCATCAGGATCTGCCTGTACTTCAGCATCTTTGGAACCATCGTACGTGTTGCATGCATTAGGCAAAGATGATGCAATGGCACACTCTTCTATCAGATTTGGCATTGGTAGGTTTTCCACTGAGCAAGAAGTTGATTACGTTATCAAAGCTATTAGTGAAAGAGTCAAGTTTTTGAGAGAGCTTTCCCCACTTTGGGAAATGGTTCAAGAAGGTATAGATTTAAATTCCATTGAATGGTCAGGACATTGA
- the LST8 gene encoding TOR complex subunit LST8 (similar to Saccharomyces cerevisiae LST8 (YNL006W); ancestral locus Anc_1.399) → MSVILVSAGYDHSIRFWEALTGVCSRTIQHSDSQVNRLEITNDKKLLAVAGHQNVKLYDIRTTNPNPVASFEGHRGNVTSVSFQQDNKWMVTSSEDGTIKVWDVRAPSIPRNYKHNAPVNEVVIHPNQGELISCDRDGNIRIWDLGENQCTHQLTPEDDTPLQSLSLASDGSMLVSANSKGNCYVWEMPNRTDASNLKPVTKFRAHATYITRVLLSSDVKHLATCSADHTARVWSVDKNFELETTLDGHQRWVWDCAFSADSAYLVTASSDHYVRLWDLSTREIVRQYGGHHKGAVCVALNDV, encoded by the coding sequence ATGTCGGTGATTTTAGTTTCTGCGGGATACGACCATTCGATTAGGTTTTGGGAGGCACTGACCGGGGTCTGCTCTAGAACGATTCAACATTCTGATTCACAGGTAAATAGACTCGAGATTACAAACGATAAAAAGTTACTTGCTGTTGCTGGTCATCAGAACGTAAAACTTTATGATATAAGAACTACTAATCCGAATCCTGTGGCGTCATTTGAAGGTCATAGAGGTAATGTCACCTCGGTATCGTTTCAGCAGGATAATAAATGGATGGTAACGTCAAGCGAAGATGGAACGATCAAAGTTTGGGATGTGAGAGCTCCTTCAATACCAAGAAATTATAAACACAATGCCCCCGTAAACGAAGTGGTGATACATCCAAATCAGGGAGAGCTAATATCGTGCGATAGAGATGGTAATATAAGAATTTGGGATCTAGGAGAGAACCAATGTACCCATCAATTGACGCCGGAAGATGACACGCCTCTTCAATCTTTATCACTTGCAAGTGATGGCTCTATGTTAGTTTCCGCCAATAGTAAGGGGAATTGTTACGTTTGGGAAATGCCAAATCGGACAGATGCTTCGAATTTAAAACCTGTCACAAAGTTTAGGGCTCATGCAACCTATATCACTCGCGTACTACTCTCTTCAGATGTCAAACATTTAGCTACATGCTCGGCTGATCATACGGCAAGGGTTTGGTcagttgataaaaatttcgaGTTAGAAACAACTTTAGATGGTCATCAGAGATGGGTTTGGGATTGTGCATTCAGTGCTGATAGTGCATACTTAGTTACTGCATCTTCTGATCATTATGTGAGGCTATGGGACCTTTCGACAAGAGAAATTGTTAGACAATATGGGGGTCACCATAAAGGTGCAGTTTGTGTAGCATTAAATGATGTATAA
- the RFX1 gene encoding Rfx1p (similar to Saccharomyces cerevisiae RFX1 (YLR176C); ancestral locus Anc_1.400), protein MDKTSNMLHSTAAAQSPQQPRMNPNNQNDANDSGNGMNQPNKRSKLNMISIPPIHQSSVYNLLQPPTSAMNTGGNAGVSASGERAANLPMAARSPIMPSSNADASQRGAVPSMVSFPEYTFPGHLSQDYLGANNNANANTNVVNAGGTQYTLPHFLPSPHSQQPHPHSHAHASTPSANTASYSYHDSAQKAAVDNYYHKNFDDQRKNYFVYNNANDMHQPPQQQQQQQYYWSQHQHPHPHQQPIMRPNIPPTPKFHTHPEETSLLSHEVNSSIDNAVVKPSHIKHESRNTISFHSNNNNNNNNNNNNGRVIFDMKQESMERSKSQDTPIRRNTQESMAKMIAEKHKDNPISEYATIVRQAELVVLNMDQQTHSKTTIQAAEQNRERERQVYALLWLMKNCVAQPDSYVPRGRIFAQYAASCAQSNLKPLSQASLGKLIRSVFPDLTTRRLGMRGQSRYHYCGLKLLPNDTHENSNLNIHSDNNSNDSTTISLDKKDLSLKDTDNSNSNNDNYSNNSKNDNDNKSDDSSNNNNNNTNTNTNDNNNNDHNSNSKSNNETNIVITRNSSDNERSNGTDQNVSSNTKVNISRTPSPSLTKLKTSSKLSIGQSTNEYEIVFMSDLYKQVFDNETPLSSDYSLKFPPIPTDRLPSGVDEVIAYALESLYHIHCNTIFEHIRFMKFDQLPNCLTLFGSGSISPQMFSLFISEELYEWIYECDLITHVASIKYLSRLVMDYNNVSSTTISKLETFSNSYEEEVAKATIDLPVPMVNKKKEIVGDFSGLLRKFVKLLRYCCVLTEILPNFKSMKRDWENYSNLDEVLDIVKRDGYGGMIEMFRTFMTKHVTGFLNELANGEVHLEIFVKNYCELLTAVKGMPAYKMVDGIAMYSRAFMTDISLVMKQNGVPWYFLDMLSSLLVAYCFEINRFIFRVSC, encoded by the coding sequence ATGGATAAGACGTCTAACATGTTGCATTCAACGGCTGCTGCACAATCACCACAGCAACCGCGAATGAATCCGAATAATCAGAATGATGCAAACGACAGCGGCAATGGAATGAATCAGCCAAACAAGAGGTCAAAGCTGAATATGATTTCTATTCCCCCTATCCATCAGTCGTCAGTTTATAATCTTTTGCAACCACCCACCTCCGCGATGAATACAGGTGGCAATGCGGGCGTTAGTGCCAGCGGGGAGCGGGCAGCCAATCTGCCGATGGCTGCACGGTCGCCCATCATGCCGAGTTCAAACGCAGATGCGTCTCAAAGAGGGGCAGTACCGAGCATGGTTTCTTTTCCAGAATACACTTTTCCTGGTCATTTGTCCCAGGACTACCTGGGCGCCAATAACAACGCAAATGCCAATACTAACGTAGTAAATGCAGGTGGAACTCAGTACACGCTACCTCACTTTCTGCCCTCGCCGCACAGCCAGCAACCTCATCCTCATTCGCATGCGCATGCTTCAACTCCCTCAGCAAATACCGCGTCGTATTCGTACCATGATAGTGCGCAAAAAGCTGCTGTGGATAACTACTATCAcaagaattttgatgatcaaaggaaaaactATTTTGTTTATAACAATGCCAACGACATGCATCAACCTccacagcagcagcagcagcagcaataCTATTGGTCGCAACATCAGCATCCGCATCCGCATCAACAACCTATAATGAGGCCAAATATACCACCGACGCCGAAATTTCATACTCATCCTGAAGAAACGTCGTTGCTTTCACATGAGGTGAACAGTAGTATTGATAACGCGGTTGTGAAACCAAGTCATATCAAGCATGAATCGAGAAATACGATCAGTTTTCATAgtaacaacaacaataataataataataataataataatggtAGAGTTATATTCGATATGAAACAAGAATCAATGGAGAGGTCGAAAAGTCAAGATACTCCAATAAGAAGAAACACACAAGAATCAATGGCCAAAATGATAGCAGAAAAACACAAGGATAATCCAATCTCCGAATACGCAACAATCGTCAGACAAGCTGAATTAGTGGTACTCAATATGGATCAGCAAACTCATTCAAAGACAACTATTCAAGCTGCCGAACAAAATAGAGAAAGGGAAAGACAAGTTTATGCCCTACTCTGGTTAATGAAGAATTGCGTCGCCCAACCTGATAGCTATGTTCCAAGAGGTAGAATATTCGCTCAATATGCTGCATCATGTGCTCAAAGTAACCTAAAGCCTTTATCACAAGCTTCGTTGGGTAAGCTAATTCGTTCTGTTTTTCCAGATTTAACAACCAGAAGATTAGGTATGAGAGGTCAATCAAGATATCATTATTGTGGTTTGAAACTTTTACCGAATGATACGCatgaaaattcaaacttAAATATTCATTCAGATAATAATAGCAATGACAGCACTACAATTTCACTTGATAAGAAAGACTTATCATTGAAGGACACTGATAATAGTAATAGCAATAATGATAATTATAGCAATAATAGTAAAAACGATAATGATAACAAATCTGATGATAgtagtaataataataataacaacaCTAACACTAACACTAATgacaataacaataacgaccacaacagcaacagcaaaagCAACAACGAAACTAACATAGTTATTACTAGAAATAGTAGTGATAATGAACGTTCAAATGGAACTGACCAAAATGTCTCATCAAATACTAAGGTTAACATTTCAAGAACTCCATCACCTTCACTTACAAAGCTGAAGACATCATCGAAATTATCTATAGGCCAATCAACAaatgaatatgaaattgTCTTCATGTCAGATCTATACAAACAAgtttttgataatgaaacACCATTAAGTTCTGATtattcattgaaatttccaCCCATTCCAACCGATCGTTTACCATCTGGAGTTGATGAAGTTATTGCATATGCATTAGAATCATTATATCATATTCATTGCAATACCATATTTGAACATATTAGGTTTATGAAGTTCGATCAATTGCCAAACTGTTTGACTTTATTTGGCTCTGGATCTATTTCACCTCAAATGTTTAGTTTGTTCATTTCAGAAGAGTTATATGAGTGGATCTATGAATGTGATTTGATAACACATGTTGCATCAATTAAATATCTATCAAGATTGGTTATGGATTATAATAATGTTTCATCAACGACTATATCAAAATTAGAAACTTTCTCCAACAGTtacgaagaagaagtcgCAAAGGCTACCATAGATTTGCCAGTACCCATGgttaacaaaaaaaaggaaattgtGGGCGATTTCTCAGGATTACTAAGAAAATTTGTTAAACTTTTACGATACTGCTGTGTACTTACAGAAATTTTACCGAATTTTAAAAGTATGAAAAGAGATTGGGAAAATTATAGTAATTTGGATGAAGTACTCGATATTGTTAAAAGGGATGGATATGGTGGAATGATCGAAATGTTTCGGACATTCATGACTAAACATGTAACAGGTTTCCTAAATGAATTGGCAAATGGCGAAGTTCATCTTGAGATTTTTGTCAAGAACTACTGCGAGCTATTGACAGCTGTTAAAGGTATGCCAGCGTATAAAATGGTTGATGGTATAGCGATGTATTCTCGAGCTTTTATGACGGATATAAGTTTGGTAATGAAGCAAAACGGAGTTCCTTGGTATTTTTTGGATATGCTTTCCAGTCTTTTGGTTGCTTATTGCTTTGAGATCAATAGATTCATCTTCAGAGTTTCTTGTTAA
- the LEU2 gene encoding 3-isopropylmalate dehydrogenase (similar to Saccharomyces cerevisiae LEU2 (YCL018W); ancestral locus Anc_1.402), whose product MASVTKKIVVLPGDHVGQEIVLEAIKVLKAISEAHPNIKFDFENHLIGGAAIDATGVPLPDEALEASKKADAVLLGAVGGPKWGTGSVRPEQGLLKIRKELQLYANLRPCNFASDSLLELSPLKEKYAKGTDFVVVRELVGGIYFGERKEDNGDGVAWDSEQYSVPEVQRITRMAAFLALQQNPPLPIWSLDKANVLASSRLWRKTVEETIKNEFPTLSVNHQLIDSAAMILIKNPTQLNGIIITNNMFGDIISDEASVIPGSLGLLPSASLASLPDKNTAFGLYEPCHGSAPDLPKGKVNPIATILSAAMMLRLSLNMAEEAAAVEAAVKKVLDSGIRTGDLGGSNSTSEVGDAVAKAVKEILK is encoded by the coding sequence atgGCTTCGgttacaaagaaaattgtTGTTTTACCAGGTGACCATGTCGGTCAAGAAATTGTATTAGAAGCGAttaaagttttgaaagCCATCAGTGAAGCTCACCCAAATATCAAGTTCGATTTTGAGAACCATTTGATTGGTGGTGCTGCTATCGATGCTACTGGAGTTCCATTGCCAGACGAAGCTTTAGAAGCTTCAAAGAAAGCCGATGCAGTTTTATTGGGTGCCGTTGGTGGTCCAAAGTGGGGTACAGGTTCAGTTAGACCAGAACAGGGTCTATTGAAAATTCGTAAAGAATTGCAACTCTATGCTAATTTGAGACCATGCAATTTTGCCTCCGATTCCTTATTGGAACTTTCTCCGTTAAAGGAAAAGTATGCCAAGGGTACAGACTTCGTTGTGGTAAGAGAGCTCGTCGGTGGTATCTACTTTGGTGAAAGAAAGGAAGACAATGGTGACGGTGTTGCTTGGGATAGCGAACAATACTCTGTTCCGGAAGTTCAGAGAATTACAAGAATGGCAGCATTTTTGGCTTTACAACAAAATCCACCATTGCCAATTTGGTCCTTAGATAAGGCAAACGTTTTAGCTTCGTCAAGATTGTGGAgaaaaactgttgaagaGACAATTAAAAATGAATTCCCAACATTATCTGtaaatcatcaattgatTGATTCTGCTGCGATGATTCTGATCAAAAACCCAACACAATTGAATGGTATAATAATAACTAACAACATGTTCGGTGATATAATTTCCGATGAAGCATCTGTTATTCCTGGTTCTCTTGGCTTATTACCATCTGCTTCCCTAGCGTCGTTGCCTGACAAGAATACCGCATTTGGTCTATACGAGCCTTGTCATGGTTCAGCACCAGATTTGCCAAAGGGTAAAGTTAATCCAATTGCTACAATTCTTTCGGCTGCAATGATGTTGAGACTTTCTTTAAATATGGCCGAGGaagctgctgctgttgaagCCGCTGTTAAGAAGGTTTTAGATTCTGGTATTAGAACTGGCGATTTAGGTGGTTCGAATTCGACTTCCGAAGTGGGTGACGCTGTTGCTAAGGCTGTTaaggaaattttgaaatga